The following are encoded in a window of Lentisphaerota bacterium genomic DNA:
- a CDS encoding DUF3604 domain-containing protein, translated as MMAMQLLAQCVQKRFDVGETCGVEVVVQADEDVKPRDRIEFQFPNSWMVITGPSYTRELQGDKPDHPHFISVTTPEGAETRFALTIKPRHLNYPEGEVRHGRLVTAELVSGAIPAGTPIHIRYANTFAPYVAETDALWLRVNGQAPETEPVLTVIAGAHQCFRVIVPSYAVPGEDFDVFIVSLDRFENASSTVFEDERLTRTDGAVIAEHLRLSGSLRVRTRIDQDGVYRFRFRDTVSNAVKVAMGTRKLYWGDLHIHTKLSHDGQGTDPYVYAREVSALDFAGVSDHWEALGPEGYRRVTEWADQAHCPGAFVTVLGDERNSKELTGDHNIYFRDAETMARYRAIRTEGTEAPPNTFTRLQEADPSRVMLVPHHTGINWGELPQGGGIGRAIAWDVCDDRGLRPVMEIYSQHGQSELYDPQHLLAYEFNRMHNPERRANTSVPGPYYAQDYWMAGKRVGVIGSSDEHSGQGGRRHGGVAAVFAKTLTREEIFDGMLHRTCYATTGERILVEFAVDDLGTGSVGKRQRGDKLKITLNVWGTDTLLRVDLMRFRKGVDKTFRPVLSTAPRPERMDAMITFDDLVETSCLYYARIVQAPLTWPAMAWTSPIWIDIKEGQ; from the coding sequence ATGATGGCTATGCAATTACTGGCACAATGCGTGCAAAAGCGGTTTGACGTGGGGGAAACGTGTGGGGTTGAGGTCGTTGTGCAGGCAGACGAGGACGTGAAACCCCGGGACCGGATCGAGTTCCAGTTTCCGAATAGCTGGATGGTGATCACCGGGCCAAGCTACACGCGCGAATTGCAGGGTGACAAACCGGATCACCCGCACTTTATCTCGGTGACGACGCCTGAGGGTGCCGAAACGCGCTTCGCCCTCACAATCAAGCCGCGACACCTGAACTATCCGGAGGGGGAGGTTCGACATGGACGCCTGGTGACCGCAGAGCTGGTCAGTGGCGCCATTCCCGCGGGGACGCCCATCCATATCCGCTATGCGAATACCTTTGCCCCCTACGTGGCGGAGACGGACGCCCTGTGGCTCCGCGTCAACGGACAAGCCCCTGAGACAGAGCCTGTCTTGACGGTCATCGCCGGCGCGCATCAATGCTTCCGGGTCATCGTTCCGTCGTACGCGGTTCCCGGCGAGGACTTCGATGTGTTCATCGTGTCGCTGGACCGGTTCGAGAATGCGTCCAGCACCGTGTTCGAGGATGAACGCCTCACACGGACGGACGGCGCCGTGATCGCGGAGCATCTTCGCCTGTCGGGCTCTTTGCGTGTCCGTACCCGCATTGATCAAGACGGCGTTTACCGATTTCGTTTTCGCGACACGGTTTCGAATGCGGTCAAGGTTGCCATGGGCACCCGCAAACTGTATTGGGGCGACCTTCATATTCACACCAAGCTTTCCCATGACGGCCAGGGCACAGACCCCTATGTCTATGCTCGTGAGGTCAGCGCTCTGGACTTCGCCGGGGTTTCCGACCATTGGGAGGCTCTTGGGCCGGAGGGGTATCGCCGGGTGACGGAGTGGGCCGACCAAGCACACTGCCCGGGGGCTTTCGTCACGGTTCTGGGTGATGAGCGGAACTCGAAAGAGCTGACCGGCGACCACAACATCTATTTTCGTGACGCGGAAACCATGGCGCGCTACCGCGCGATTCGAACGGAAGGCACAGAGGCGCCGCCGAACACGTTTACGCGACTACAAGAGGCCGATCCCTCGCGCGTCATGCTGGTTCCCCATCATACGGGGATCAATTGGGGCGAACTGCCGCAGGGAGGCGGAATCGGGCGGGCCATCGCTTGGGATGTGTGTGACGACCGGGGGCTGCGTCCGGTGATGGAAATCTACTCGCAACACGGCCAAAGTGAGCTGTACGATCCCCAGCATCTGCTGGCGTACGAATTCAACCGCATGCACAACCCGGAACGGCGGGCCAACACGTCTGTTCCCGGCCCCTATTACGCCCAGGATTACTGGATGGCCGGCAAGCGCGTGGGGGTCATTGGCTCCTCCGACGAGCACAGCGGACAAGGCGGTCGCCGGCATGGCGGAGTCGCCGCCGTGTTCGCGAAAACCCTGACCCGCGAGGAGATCTTCGACGGCATGCTTCATCGCACCTGCTACGCGACCACCGGCGAGCGCATCCTGGTTGAATTCGCCGTGGATGATCTGGGGACAGGGTCGGTCGGGAAAAGACAGCGGGGAGACAAACTGAAGATCACCCTGAATGTCTGGGGCACAGACACGCTCCTGCGGGTTGACCTCATGCGATTCCGAAAGGGCGTGGATAAGACCTTCCGCCCAGTCCTGTCTACCGCCCCGCGTCCCGAGCGCATGGACGCGATGATCACGTTTGACGATCTGGTCGAGACCTCCTGCCTTTACTACGCGCGGATTGTGCAAGCCCCGCTCACATGGCCGGCCATGGCCTGGACCAGTCCCATATGGATTGATATCAAGGAGGGGCAATGA